GTTCGCTCAGATCATGGTCGGACGCGGCGGCGGCGAGTCGGTGGAGAAAATCGCCCGATCCCGTGTTGGATTCGAGCAGGCATGCAATGTCGTGCATGTCTCTGAGGGCGTTGTCGACCTCGCCTTCGTGCACGAGGTGGCAGCAGCTATGAACGATGAGATCCTCGGGGCTCGGGGTCATCATGCAGCGGTAGCCGGGCAGTGGAATGGCCGCGTCGAAGATGCGCTCGGGATTGGGGCGGTAGCGCGCCGTGAGCGGCAGGATGGTGTGATGGACATCGATGACGGTGCCCCTGCGGACATGCATCATCGGGGGGATCTCATGCATCCACTGGCGATAGTAGCGCTGATCGTAGGCATCCTGCTTGATGGCCGTCCAGCCGCTGACCATCAGGTGCATCTCCACCTGATCCAGCGACGCTCGGGGCACCAGGATGTCAATGTCGCCGAAAAGGCGGCCATCGGCGGATGCGTGCCGGGCCATGGCATAAGCGGCGCCCTTGAGCAGGACGACGGGTATGTTCAGGTCGGCGAGCGCGTCGTCGATTTGAACGGCTTCCCAGGTAACCGACTGGCGTTGTCGTCTGCTGAGCATGAGTGCGCCGACGAGATGTCGCGACGGATTGCCTGGCGGGAGGCGGTTGGCCGCGTCCAGCCTTGCTGCGAGCTTGCCGAGCAGATTGGCGTTGCGCGCGACGGCGATGACACGGCTCCACGCCGCCTCGTCCAGGTGTTCGGCGGTGTCCGGGGCGCTCAGGAGGGCGACGAGCGTAGCGACGTCGGGCGGCATTTACGGGGTGCTCTCGACGATCTGCTGGATTGCGTTCAAGCCGTCTTCTGTCGAGCCATATTCGATGCGATAGCACCGGGACTGCGTCAGCAGAGCGCATAGGGTCTCGAAGCCGACGTCTCCCATGCGTTCCTGATTGAACGACTGCTGCTGAATGAGCATGAAGGCCTCGGCACGGGAAATTTCGTCG
The nucleotide sequence above comes from Nitrogeniibacter mangrovi. Encoded proteins:
- a CDS encoding nucleotidyltransferase domain-containing protein, which produces MPPDVATLVALLSAPDTAEHLDEAAWSRVIAVARNANLLGKLAARLDAANRLPPGNPSRHLVGALMLSRRQRQSVTWEAVQIDDALADLNIPVVLLKGAAYAMARHASADGRLFGDIDILVPRASLDQVEMHLMVSGWTAIKQDAYDQRYYRQWMHEIPPMMHVRRGTVIDVHHTILPLTARYRPNPERIFDAAIPLPGYRCMMTPSPEDLIVHSCCHLVHEGEVDNALRDMHDIACLLESNTGSGDFLHRLAAAASDHDLSEPVALALRLVNRFFPDACTMEQLEPFGAKRWERAHNALLRRYMRAIHPSSEGSIPLGTAIARQLVYVRAHRLRMPMGMLTRHLARKAWMHLTESPKTDARME